The Brachyspira hyodysenteriae ATCC 27164 sequence AGGATTTCCTTTTGTATTTACATTAAGAGGTGCAGTATTGGCTTCATTTATAGTATCATTTCCGCTAATGTATAGAACAGCAAAAGGAGCATTCGAGCAAATAGATAAAAATATAATCAATGCAGCAAGAACATTAGGCAAATCAGAAAATTGGATATTTTGGAGAGTAATACTTCCAAACACTTGGCATTCCATACTAGGAGGAACTATACTATCATTTACTAGAGCTTTAGGCGAGTTTGGTGCTACTATAATGATAGCAGGAAACATACCAAATAAAACTCAAACAATGTCATTAGCCGTATATACTGCAGTTCAGGCTGGGGATAGAGAATTAGCTTTTAAATGGGTTATGATAATTGTATTAATATCATTTGTAAGTATAATGATGATGAATGTTATATTACCTCTTTCTGATACTATAAAAAAGAGATTATAAAAATTATGAGGTTTAATATTGGGTTTAATAGTTGATATAAAAAAGAAGCTATCTAATTTTGATTTAGATTTGCAGTTTGAAGTAAAAAGCGGAGTATTCTCTATTTTGGGAGCTTCAGGCAGCGGCAAAAGTATGGCTTTGAAATGCATTGCAGGAATCGAAAAACCAGACAGCGGATATATAGAATGTAATGGAAATGTTTTTTATGATTCTAAGAAGCGTATTAATATAAAGCCTCAAAAAAGAAATGTAGGTTTCTTATTTCAAAATTATGCTTTATTTCCAAATATGACTGTTGAAGAAAATATTAAATGCGGAATAAGAGATAAAAAAAGTAATATTGATATTGAATATATTATGAAAAAGTTTTTCATAAATCATATAAAAAATAAAATGCCAAGAGAAATATCAGGAGGAGAACAGCAAAGAACTGCATTAGCAAGAATATTTGTATCATCTCCAAATATATTAATGCTTGATGAACCTCTAAGTGCTTTAGATTATCATATAAAATGGGAATTAGAAAAATTTATTTCTTCAACTATAAAAGAGTTTGACGGCACTACTTTGTTTGTATCGCATAACAGAGATGAAGTATACAGATTATCAGATAATATAGGAATAATAAATAAAGGTAAATTCGATATAATAGATTCTAAATATAATCTTTTTGAAAATCCTAAAACTTATTTCTCAGCACTTCTCACAGGTTATAAAAATTTTTCAAAAATAAAAATATTAGAAAATAAAAAAATAGAATGCATTGATTGGAATATCATTTTAGAAATTAAAAATAATAATTTAGAAAATATAGAAAATGCTAACTATATTGGAATGCGTCCTTATTCTTTTTTTGACTATGATGATAATAAAAAAGATAATATATATATAAAATCAAAAATAACAAATATTACTGAAGATATGTTTTCTTATATTATAACTTTAATGCCTCATAACAGCGAAAATCAAATAACTTGGAGATTAGATAAAGATAAATATAAAAATGATTATGAACTTGGAAAAGAAATAAATTTATCATTTAATACTGATGATATAATATTTTTAAAATAAATAAAAGCGGTAAGATTAATAAAAATCAAACCGCTTTTATTTAAATACATCATTAATTATAAAAAATTAGTCGTCGAATTTTTGTCTCATAATCTGTCCGTTTCCTGTTACCATAAGCTCCATCATATTATTTAATTTTAACTTATAATTGCCCCACTCTTTTTCTGCATCTATTACAGCAGCCTGAGGATAAGCATTTTTTACAGCCTGTATAACAGCAGGAGGAAAAGCAGCATCAGGTATAGGAGCATATTCACTGTCTATATTCTCCCA is a genomic window containing:
- the modB gene encoding molybdate ABC transporter permease subunit; translation: MEYTPLILSIKTALYSTIITFFVGIYAAIIVVKIKKFSSIFDIIFTLPLVLPPTVVGFFLLLFFGRNSFIGGIVSKLGFPFVFTLRGAVLASFIVSFPLMYRTAKGAFEQIDKNIINAARTLGKSENWIFWRVILPNTWHSILGGTILSFTRALGEFGATIMIAGNIPNKTQTMSLAVYTAVQAGDRELAFKWVMIIVLISFVSIMMMNVILPLSDTIKKRL
- a CDS encoding sulfate/molybdate ABC transporter ATP-binding protein; this translates as MGLIVDIKKKLSNFDLDLQFEVKSGVFSILGASGSGKSMALKCIAGIEKPDSGYIECNGNVFYDSKKRINIKPQKRNVGFLFQNYALFPNMTVEENIKCGIRDKKSNIDIEYIMKKFFINHIKNKMPREISGGEQQRTALARIFVSSPNILMLDEPLSALDYHIKWELEKFISSTIKEFDGTTLFVSHNRDEVYRLSDNIGIINKGKFDIIDSKYNLFENPKTYFSALLTGYKNFSKIKILENKKIECIDWNIILEIKNNNLENIENANYIGMRPYSFFDYDDNKKDNIYIKSKITNITEDMFSYIITLMPHNSENQITWRLDKDKYKNDYELGKEINLSFNTDDIIFLK